One Gossypium raimondii isolate GPD5lz chromosome 3, ASM2569854v1, whole genome shotgun sequence genomic window carries:
- the LOC105794506 gene encoding REF/SRPP-like protein At1g67360, with protein sequence MATMEKGIEFENKNLGLKHLNFVRVATIHALVCVSNLYDYSKQNLGPLRSTVDAVERVVTTAVGPVYGKFKDVPDHFLGFLDNKVDEVSHKFDEHAPARAKQVVNQAHDLVQKATQKAQKLVEEARTNGARGALHYAAAEYKNLVLVSSTKLWVKLNRNSTFNSMTEKVVPKAANLCEKYNSWLKEKSGKGYPVVGYLPSIPVDAFGKAVKEAEGKEKANADDHKSESDSD encoded by the exons ATGGCAACCATGGAGAAG gggatAGAGTTTGAGAACAAGAATTTAGGCCTGAAGCACCTAAACTTCGTCAGGGTGGCTACGATCCACGCATTGGTTTGCGTCTCGAACCTTTACGATTACTCTAAACAGAACTTGGGGCCGTTGAGATCCACCGTCGACGCCGTCGAGCGTGTCGTTACCACCGCCGTCGGTCCTGTCTACGGGAAATTTAAGGATGTTCCTGATCATTTTCTTGGATTCCTTGATAACAAG GTAGATGAGGTTTCACACAAATTTGATGAGCATGCTCCAGCACGAGCCAAGCAAGTGGTTAACCAAGCCCACGATTTGGTCCAAAAGGCAACCCAAAAGGCTCAGAAACTAGTAGAGGAGGCTCGAACCAATGGAGCACGAGGGGCTTTGCACTACGCTGCAGCTGAGTACAAGAACTTGGTGCTGGTAAGCTCGACCAAGTTGTGGGTTAAACTGAACCGCAACTCGACTTTCAACTCAATGACAGAAAAGGTTGTTCCCAAAGCAGCTAATTTGTGTGAGAAATACAACAGTTGGTTAAAGGAGAAGAGTGGAAAAGGTTATCCTGTGGTTGGGTATCTACCATCGATTCCTGTTGATGCCTTTGGGAAGGCTGTTAAGGAAGCTGAAGGCAAAGAGAAAGCAAATGCGGATGATCATAAATCTGAATCAGATTCAGATTAG